In one window of Neisseria subflava DNA:
- a CDS encoding ATP-grasp domain-containing protein, producing MKKNNILILSAGRRVELVQDFQTEAARFSDGIGVFATDLNPHMSSACHVADRAFSVPRIDAAEYIDSILELAQQHDIGLIVPTIDTELLKLAEARDRFEAEGIHIVISDAKLITLCCDKRLTAGLFAQYSIRSPEIYERDRLIFPCFAKPYDGSRAIGAKKINAPADLTVDITEDPKMMFAQYIDIENTFSEFTVDMYYDRQGRLKCAIPRERLEVRTGEVSKGATRRNALYEELVEKMAVLEGARGCITAQFFVSKTDSTTYGVEINPRFGGGFPLTYAAGGNYPGWLIQEYIGGQDIPFSDDWENNLIMLRYDAKVLVREHD from the coding sequence ATGAAAAAAAATAACATACTGATTCTGTCGGCAGGTCGCCGTGTCGAATTGGTGCAGGACTTTCAAACCGAAGCCGCACGTTTTTCAGACGGCATCGGCGTTTTTGCCACTGACCTCAACCCACACATGTCTTCTGCCTGCCATGTTGCCGACCGCGCTTTCAGTGTGCCGCGTATCGATGCAGCCGAATACATTGACAGCATTCTCGAGCTGGCCCAACAACACGACATCGGTCTGATTGTGCCAACCATCGATACCGAGCTGCTCAAACTGGCCGAAGCACGTGACCGTTTTGAAGCTGAAGGAATACATATTGTCATTTCCGATGCAAAGCTGATTACCCTGTGCTGCGACAAGCGCCTGACCGCAGGCCTGTTTGCACAATACAGTATCCGTTCGCCTGAAATTTACGAACGTGACCGCCTGATTTTCCCATGTTTTGCCAAGCCTTATGACGGCAGCCGAGCCATCGGTGCGAAAAAAATCAACGCACCGGCTGATTTGACTGTCGACATTACCGAAGACCCGAAAATGATGTTCGCCCAATACATCGATATCGAGAATACTTTCTCCGAATTTACCGTCGATATGTATTACGACCGTCAAGGCCGTCTGAAATGCGCCATTCCTCGCGAACGTTTGGAAGTGCGTACCGGCGAAGTCAGCAAAGGCGCAACCCGACGCAATGCCCTATATGAAGAGCTGGTTGAAAAAATGGCCGTATTGGAAGGCGCACGCGGCTGTATTACCGCGCAATTCTTCGTCAGCAAAACCGACAGCACGACCTACGGTGTGGAAATCAACCCGCGTTTCGGCGGCGGTTTCCCGCTGACTTACGCCGCAGGCGGCAACTATCCGGGCTGGCTGATTCAAGAATACATCGGCGGCCAAGACATCCCTTTCTCCGACGACTGGGAAAACAATTTAATCATGCTTCGTTACGATGCTAAAGTTTTGGTAAGAGAACATGATTAA
- a CDS encoding DegT/DnrJ/EryC1/StrS family aminotransferase → MLNTSLSPWPSFTQEEADAVSKVLLSNKVNYWTGTECREFEKEFAAFVGTQYAVALSNGTLALDVALKAMGIGQGDDVIVTSRTFLASASCIVTAGANPVFADVDLNSQNISAETIKAALTPNTKAIIVVHLAGMPAEMDDIMALAKEHNLWVIKDCAQAHGAKYKGKSVGSIGHVGAWSFCQDKIMTTGGEGGMVTTNDKELWSKMWSYKDHGKSYDAVYHREHAPGFRWLHESFGTNWRMMEMQAVIGRIQLKRMPEWTARRQAHAAKLAESLGKFASIRLVEVADYIEHAQYKFYVFVKPEHLKDGWTRDRIVNELNARKVPCYQGSCSEVYLEKAFDNTPWRPKESLKNAVELGDTSLMFLVHPTLTDEEIAFCKENIEAVLTEATA, encoded by the coding sequence ATGCTTAATACATCACTCTCCCCATGGCCAAGCTTTACTCAAGAAGAAGCCGATGCCGTTTCCAAAGTCCTGCTGTCCAACAAAGTCAACTACTGGACAGGTACGGAATGTCGCGAATTTGAAAAAGAATTTGCTGCCTTTGTCGGCACACAATACGCCGTCGCCCTTTCCAACGGTACGTTGGCTTTGGACGTAGCCCTCAAAGCAATGGGCATCGGCCAAGGCGATGATGTGATTGTCACTTCGCGCACTTTCTTGGCTTCCGCGTCATGTATCGTGACCGCCGGTGCAAATCCGGTTTTCGCCGATGTGGATTTAAACAGCCAAAACATCAGCGCCGAAACCATCAAAGCCGCTTTGACGCCAAACACCAAAGCCATCATCGTGGTTCACCTTGCCGGTATGCCTGCCGAAATGGACGACATCATGGCTTTGGCCAAAGAACATAACTTGTGGGTTATCAAAGACTGCGCCCAAGCGCACGGTGCGAAATACAAAGGCAAATCCGTCGGCTCCATCGGCCACGTCGGCGCTTGGTCGTTCTGCCAAGACAAAATCATGACCACCGGCGGCGAAGGCGGCATGGTAACCACCAACGACAAAGAGCTGTGGAGCAAAATGTGGTCATACAAAGACCACGGCAAAAGCTACGATGCCGTGTACCACCGCGAACACGCACCCGGTTTCCGCTGGCTGCACGAAAGCTTCGGCACCAACTGGCGCATGATGGAAATGCAGGCTGTCATCGGCCGCATCCAGCTCAAACGCATGCCCGAATGGACTGCCCGCCGTCAAGCTCACGCTGCCAAACTGGCTGAAAGCTTGGGCAAATTTGCCAGCATCCGTTTGGTTGAAGTTGCCGACTACATCGAACACGCGCAATACAAGTTCTATGTTTTCGTCAAACCCGAACACCTGAAAGACGGCTGGACGCGCGACCGCATCGTCAACGAACTGAACGCACGCAAAGTCCCATGCTATCAAGGCAGCTGCTCCGAAGTGTATTTGGAAAAAGCCTTCGACAACACGCCTTGGCGTCCGAAAGAGAGTTTGAAAAACGCTGTCGAGTTGGGCGACACCAGCCTGATGTTCTTGGTACACCCAACCCTGACCGATGAAGAAATTGCGTTCTGCAAAGAAAACATCGAAGCCGTATTGACTGAAGCCACGGCATAA
- a CDS encoding glycosyltransferase family 4 protein, producing the protein MKIILTTSMSGLGGTENATFRLGRLLKQRGHDIVLASSDGPLIQEAQALGIRWQPIDFYQGGLLGYVKGMFAYMKLLKKEKPDVIHCQMARIVPACAIAAKLASPKTKVFYHARGLDPETYPKIAKLFDKLGVYIIGNCKHEREKLIRYGFPANRITYTYNALHKADFVPEKTVKDYVQLGTLSRLDTVRAVHLMLDILKKMVDRGMPVRLNVAGIGEEMDNLKAQAKRLGIEDKVTFLGGVRDLTGYFKEVDILVNTPHCVGDHGAGVGNNILEAGLYDTPVVTYNMAGISEMVITGQTGYCIPFGDDEAFIEAVDTLIKHPELRGQMGKALHKHVETLCSDDEIYRTTMAAYEM; encoded by the coding sequence ATGAAAATCATCCTGACTACCTCCATGTCCGGTCTCGGTGGCACTGAAAACGCCACTTTCCGCCTCGGCCGCCTGCTCAAACAACGCGGACACGATATCGTATTGGCCTCTTCAGACGGCCCTCTGATTCAGGAAGCGCAAGCATTGGGCATCCGTTGGCAGCCGATTGATTTTTACCAAGGCGGTCTTTTGGGTTACGTCAAAGGCATGTTTGCCTATATGAAGCTGCTGAAAAAAGAAAAACCTGATGTGATTCACTGCCAAATGGCGCGTATCGTTCCAGCCTGCGCCATTGCAGCCAAGCTCGCTTCGCCGAAAACCAAAGTGTTCTACCACGCGCGCGGCCTTGATCCGGAAACTTATCCAAAAATTGCCAAGCTTTTCGACAAGCTGGGCGTGTACATCATCGGCAACTGCAAACACGAACGCGAAAAACTCATCCGTTACGGTTTCCCTGCCAACCGCATCACCTACACTTACAACGCCCTGCACAAAGCGGATTTCGTTCCTGAAAAAACGGTCAAAGACTATGTCCAACTGGGCACGCTTTCCCGTTTGGACACCGTCCGCGCCGTGCATCTGATGTTGGATATTTTGAAGAAAATGGTTGACCGCGGTATGCCTGTACGCCTCAACGTTGCAGGTATCGGCGAAGAAATGGACAACCTCAAAGCCCAAGCCAAACGTTTGGGCATTGAAGACAAAGTCACCTTCCTCGGCGGCGTCCGCGACTTGACCGGCTACTTCAAAGAAGTCGATATTTTGGTGAACACGCCGCATTGCGTAGGCGACCACGGCGCAGGTGTCGGTAACAATATTTTGGAAGCCGGCCTTTACGACACGCCTGTCGTGACCTACAACATGGCGGGCATTTCCGAAATGGTCATCACCGGTCAAACCGGCTACTGCATTCCTTTCGGCGATGACGAAGCGTTTATCGAAGCCGTCGATACACTCATCAAGCATCCAGAGTTGCGCGGTCAAATGGGTAAAGCCCTGCACAAACACGTCGAAACCTTATGCTCCGACGACGAAATCTACCGCACCACCATGGCTGCGTACGAAATGTAA
- a CDS encoding HAD family hydrolase translates to MIKPEESVIVFDLDDTLYSEYDYKCSGIQAVVGIITSLYPQYNADVLNEIADNKSKDWLDNLCHHCKLNELEKQSLLWQYRLHRPVIRPYVEPSFLRKLMRPFAARALITDGRSLTQRLKIQALGLTDLFDDILISEAMQSEKPEDKRFVFLQNKYPAAKRFIYIGDNIKKDFVAPNKLGWLSIGIMPKPHNIHQAEPEQYGREYQPTLWINTLEELTTLTTSATEKANA, encoded by the coding sequence ATGATTAAGCCGGAAGAATCCGTCATCGTCTTCGATCTTGACGATACGCTTTACTCTGAGTACGACTACAAATGCTCCGGAATACAGGCAGTTGTAGGGATAATTACGTCGCTTTATCCTCAATACAATGCTGACGTACTAAATGAAATTGCAGACAATAAAAGTAAAGACTGGCTCGATAATTTGTGCCATCATTGCAAATTAAACGAATTAGAGAAACAATCACTTTTGTGGCAATATCGACTACACAGGCCTGTTATCCGACCCTATGTCGAACCGTCTTTTTTACGGAAGCTGATGCGCCCTTTTGCCGCACGCGCCCTGATTACAGACGGCCGCAGTCTGACACAGCGTTTGAAAATACAGGCCTTGGGTTTGACCGATTTGTTTGACGACATTTTGATTTCGGAAGCCATGCAATCGGAAAAACCCGAAGATAAGCGTTTTGTCTTCCTGCAAAACAAATATCCGGCTGCAAAACGTTTCATCTACATCGGCGACAACATCAAAAAAGATTTTGTCGCACCCAACAAACTGGGGTGGCTCTCCATAGGCATCATGCCTAAGCCGCACAATATTCATCAAGCCGAGCCCGAGCAATACGGTCGTGAATACCAGCCCACCCTTTGGATAAACACCCTGGAAGAATTGACTACACTGACAACTTCCGCCACCGAAAAAGCAAATGCATAA
- a CDS encoding methionyl-tRNA formyltransferase has translation MKILFMGRKQVSANLLRFLTKQDHIEIVGVLTDSHLQGSPTTAAAQELGLPLYTFDTALEAMREGRLKYDLGLSVLYWRKLRDEFLSIPTLGTINFHPALLPEYKGTGGYNLAIMDELNEWGNTAHYVDASIDTGEIIEVDRFPIDAETETAQSLERKTMQALEDFARRIITRAIESKTKLPTTPNIGGRYVSRDEMEAMKQIRDGDDVEKKIRAFWFPPYDGAYVKINGQKYTLINRQLLEEIAPKGSTSLFAGKTNA, from the coding sequence ATGAAAATCTTATTTATGGGTCGTAAACAGGTTTCCGCCAACCTGCTTCGTTTTTTGACCAAACAAGACCATATCGAAATCGTCGGTGTCTTGACCGACAGCCATCTGCAAGGCTCGCCGACCACGGCCGCCGCGCAGGAATTGGGCTTGCCCCTGTACACCTTCGATACGGCTTTGGAAGCAATGCGAGAAGGCCGTCTGAAATACGATTTGGGCTTGTCCGTCCTTTACTGGCGCAAGCTGCGTGATGAATTCCTGAGCATTCCGACTTTAGGCACGATCAACTTCCACCCTGCGCTGTTGCCCGAATACAAAGGCACAGGCGGCTACAATCTGGCTATCATGGACGAGCTGAACGAATGGGGCAATACCGCCCACTACGTTGATGCTTCCATCGATACCGGCGAAATTATCGAAGTGGACCGCTTCCCTATCGACGCTGAAACAGAAACTGCCCAATCGCTCGAACGCAAAACCATGCAGGCATTGGAAGATTTCGCACGACGCATCATCACCCGCGCCATCGAGTCGAAAACCAAATTGCCGACCACGCCAAACATCGGTGGCCGCTATGTCAGCCGTGACGAAATGGAAGCCATGAAGCAAATCCGCGACGGCGACGATGTGGAGAAAAAAATCCGCGCGTTCTGGTTTCCGCCGTACGACGGCGCATACGTCAAAATCAACGGTCAGAAATACACCCTGATCAACCGCCAGCTGCTGGAAGAAATCGCCCCCAAAGGCTCAACCAGTCTTTTCGCAGGAAAAACAAATGCTTAA
- a CDS encoding polysaccharide biosynthesis protein encodes MNLETLLALPRNLKKTFFVIHDILMIFVAFWFAQSLKVQYSDEWLSIANWLAFGSTAVLTIILFIRIGLYRAVTRFVSIRVLTSAAFGSIISAVLFCLTTLIFEQKLHLALPIVYFLVLVVGVTSSRMILRAILTDHHRKQMTPVIIYGAGQSGRQLLEAIKQVNEYSAIAFVDDNPKIQRTVIYDLAVYNPNEIPMLISRYGVRKILLAIPSSTPEERKDIIRRLEAYKCEVLTIPGMKDLVDGKINVSSLKKISVVDLLGRAPVAPRPELMSADISDKVVMVTGAGGSIGSELCRQILNCRPTKLLLFELSEFALYSIDKELRETQAAQGSQVEVVPLLGSVQNKERLSSIMKAYHVDTVYHAAAYKHVPMVEFNTIEGIQNNVFGTLCCAQAAVDVGVSTFVLISTDKAVRPTNTMGASKRMAELCLQALAAEPEQKTRFCMVRFGNVLGSSGSVVPVFEKQIAEGGPITLTHQDITRYFMTIPEAAQLVIQAGAMGKGGDVFVLDMGESVKIIDLARQMIVLSGLKVKDEQHPHGDIEIKITGLRPGEKLYEELLIGDEVQKTTHPRIMTASEVMLPWTQLSDILSELHTACLQSDQNSLRQLLLRAPTGFVPKDGICDLVWQQNNKAV; translated from the coding sequence ATGAACTTGGAAACCCTGCTGGCTCTGCCGCGCAACCTTAAAAAAACCTTCTTCGTCATTCACGATATCTTGATGATATTCGTGGCGTTTTGGTTTGCTCAAAGCCTCAAAGTACAATATTCCGACGAATGGTTGAGCATCGCCAACTGGCTGGCTTTTGGTAGCACTGCTGTGCTGACCATCATCCTTTTCATCCGTATCGGCCTCTATCGCGCCGTCACACGCTTCGTCAGCATCCGCGTCCTGACTTCAGCCGCATTCGGCAGCATCATTTCAGCGGTCTTGTTCTGCCTGACCACCCTGATTTTTGAACAAAAACTGCATCTTGCCCTGCCCATCGTCTATTTCTTGGTCTTGGTGGTCGGCGTAACCAGCTCGCGCATGATCCTGCGCGCGATTCTGACCGACCATCACCGCAAACAAATGACACCCGTCATCATCTACGGCGCAGGCCAATCCGGCCGCCAGTTGTTGGAAGCCATCAAACAGGTTAACGAATACTCGGCCATTGCCTTTGTCGATGACAACCCGAAAATCCAACGTACCGTCATCTATGATCTTGCCGTCTACAACCCCAATGAAATCCCGATGCTAATCAGCCGCTACGGCGTCCGCAAAATTCTGCTGGCGATTCCAAGTTCTACGCCGGAAGAACGCAAAGACATCATCCGCCGCCTCGAAGCATACAAATGCGAAGTCCTGACCATTCCGGGCATGAAAGATTTGGTTGACGGGAAAATCAACGTCAGCTCATTGAAAAAAATCTCTGTGGTCGATTTGCTCGGCCGCGCCCCTGTGGCACCGCGCCCTGAATTGATGAGCGCCGACATCAGCGACAAAGTCGTGATGGTGACCGGCGCAGGCGGTTCTATCGGCTCCGAACTTTGCCGTCAGATTCTCAACTGCCGTCCGACCAAACTGCTGTTGTTTGAATTGTCCGAATTTGCCCTGTACAGCATAGACAAAGAATTGCGCGAAACCCAAGCCGCGCAAGGCAGTCAAGTCGAAGTCGTACCGCTTTTGGGTTCGGTTCAAAACAAAGAACGCCTTAGCAGCATCATGAAGGCCTATCACGTCGACACCGTCTACCATGCTGCGGCCTACAAACACGTTCCTATGGTCGAGTTCAACACCATCGAAGGCATTCAAAACAACGTGTTCGGCACACTCTGCTGCGCGCAGGCTGCCGTAGATGTAGGCGTTTCCACCTTTGTTTTGATTTCCACCGACAAAGCCGTCCGTCCGACCAATACCATGGGCGCCAGCAAACGCATGGCCGAACTCTGCCTGCAAGCCCTTGCCGCCGAGCCGGAACAAAAAACACGCTTCTGCATGGTGCGTTTCGGCAATGTATTGGGTTCGTCCGGCTCCGTTGTCCCTGTATTTGAAAAACAAATTGCCGAAGGCGGCCCGATTACCCTGACCCACCAAGACATTACCCGCTACTTCATGACCATTCCCGAAGCAGCGCAACTGGTTATCCAAGCCGGCGCAATGGGTAAAGGCGGCGACGTATTCGTCCTCGACATGGGTGAATCCGTCAAAATCATCGACCTTGCCCGTCAAATGATTGTCCTCAGCGGCCTCAAAGTCAAAGACGAGCAACACCCACACGGCGACATCGAAATCAAGATTACCGGCCTGCGCCCGGGCGAGAAACTTTATGAAGAACTGCTCATCGGCGACGAGGTACAAAAAACCACTCATCCCCGTATTATGACCGCCAGTGAAGTAATGCTTCCATGGACGCAATTATCTGACATACTGTCGGAACTCCATACTGCCTGTCTCCAAAGCGACCAAAACAGCCTGCGCCAGCTTCTGCTGCGCGCACCGACAGGCTTCGTACCTAAAGACGGTATCTGCGACTTGGTTTGGCAACAAAACAATAAGGCCGTCTGA
- a CDS encoding sugar transferase, whose amino-acid sequence MNKFFKRLFDIVASASGLIILSPVFLILVYLIRKNLGSPVFFIQERPGKDGKPFKMIKFRSMRDAVDKDGNPLPDSERLTPFGKKLRATSLDELPELWNVLKGEMSLVGPRPLLMHYLPLYNDFQNRRHEMKPGVTGWAQVNGRNAISWDEKFAHDVWYIDNFSFWLDIKILFLTVKKIFVKEGISAEGEATMPYFTGNKTDEKK is encoded by the coding sequence ATGAATAAATTTTTCAAACGCCTGTTTGACATTGTTGCCTCCGCTTCAGGGCTGATTATCCTGTCGCCTGTGTTTTTGATTTTGGTGTACCTCATCCGCAAAAACCTAGGCTCGCCCGTGTTCTTCATCCAAGAGCGGCCGGGCAAAGATGGCAAGCCGTTTAAAATGATCAAATTCCGCTCCATGCGCGATGCAGTCGATAAAGACGGCAACCCGCTACCGGACAGCGAGCGGCTGACCCCTTTCGGCAAAAAATTACGTGCCACCAGTTTGGACGAACTTCCTGAATTATGGAATGTCTTAAAAGGCGAGATGAGTCTAGTTGGCCCTCGTCCGCTGCTGATGCACTACCTGCCGTTGTACAACGACTTCCAAAACCGCCGCCACGAAATGAAACCGGGCGTGACCGGTTGGGCTCAAGTCAATGGCCGCAACGCCATTTCATGGGATGAAAAATTTGCCCACGATGTTTGGTACATCGACAACTTCAGCTTTTGGCTGGATATCAAAATTTTGTTCCTGACGGTTAAAAAAATCTTCGTCAAAGAAGGCATCTCAGCCGAAGGAGAAGCCACCATGCCTTATTTCACGGGTAATAAAACTGATGAAAAAAAATAA
- a CDS encoding glycosyltransferase, giving the protein MNITIVAPYCSLPSEPHFNRFWYLAELLSQSHDVLLITSNFKHYDKSFRRPEDAEAASQGRLKVMLLEESGYSKNVSLGRVTSHHRFVKHFEKWLENCRPGEQDVVFSAYPLIATNLLLGEHKARLGYKLIIDVQDVWPESFSSVVPFLKKIPHNLLPFSSRANRAYRYADALVAVSQTYLDRAKEANPNVPGEVVYIGADFPKLDAAPAKDFGNDKTRFFYLGTLSYSYDVETVCKGIRKLLDDGENVELHIMGGGPDLDRLKQYACEGIQFYGYVPYAEMMSVAKGCDISVNAIHSYAMQSITNKLSDYMALQKPILNSQVNDEVAEVLTLLPHADYRSGDVDSFVQAAKDILARKNDPVQSDEIVRRFKRDVAYQKIVNLIERLAHE; this is encoded by the coding sequence ATGAACATTACCATCGTCGCCCCTTATTGCTCGCTGCCGTCCGAGCCGCATTTCAACCGCTTCTGGTATCTTGCCGAGCTGTTGTCGCAGTCACATGACGTGTTGCTGATTACCAGCAACTTCAAGCACTACGACAAATCTTTCAGACGGCCCGAAGATGCCGAGGCCGCCTCACAAGGCCGTCTGAAAGTCATGCTGTTGGAAGAAAGCGGATACAGCAAAAACGTGTCTTTAGGACGCGTAACCAGCCATCACCGCTTCGTCAAACATTTTGAAAAATGGTTGGAAAACTGCCGTCCGGGCGAACAAGACGTCGTCTTTTCCGCCTACCCGCTGATCGCCACCAACCTGCTTTTGGGCGAACACAAAGCGCGTTTGGGCTACAAGCTGATTATCGACGTGCAGGACGTATGGCCTGAATCCTTCTCCTCGGTCGTGCCGTTTTTGAAAAAAATCCCGCACAACCTGCTGCCCTTCTCCTCCCGCGCCAACCGTGCCTACCGCTACGCCGACGCGCTGGTTGCCGTATCGCAGACCTACCTCGACCGCGCCAAAGAAGCCAATCCGAACGTACCCGGCGAAGTCGTCTATATCGGCGCGGATTTTCCGAAACTCGATGCCGCGCCGGCAAAAGACTTCGGCAACGACAAAACCCGCTTCTTCTACTTGGGTACGCTCAGTTACAGCTATGACGTGGAAACCGTGTGCAAAGGCATTCGGAAACTTTTGGACGACGGCGAAAATGTAGAGCTGCACATCATGGGCGGCGGCCCCGATTTGGACAGGCTCAAACAATACGCCTGCGAGGGCATCCAGTTTTACGGCTACGTCCCCTACGCCGAAATGATGTCGGTCGCCAAAGGCTGCGACATCTCCGTCAACGCCATCCATTCCTACGCCATGCAGTCGATTACCAACAAACTGTCCGACTATATGGCATTGCAAAAACCGATTTTAAACAGCCAGGTCAACGACGAAGTCGCCGAAGTCCTCACCCTGCTGCCGCATGCGGACTACCGTTCCGGCGATGTAGACAGCTTCGTCCAAGCCGCCAAAGATATTCTGGCGCGCAAAAACGACCCCGTTCAATCCGACGAAATCGTCCGCCGCTTCAAGCGCGATGTGGCGTATCAAAAAATCGTCAACCTGATTGAAAGATTAGCTCATGAATAA
- a CDS encoding polysaccharide export protein, with amino-acid sequence MKKTLSLLTLFALTACNSTTVIPGSTIKTRTKTIVYTDTDTAADTNLDSRVAVYPITPNLIEKMRKPPVLSQNNQGLEQSKSAYRYRIGSGDVLNIMVWAHSDLNSPIQQSNPQTNQVSRGAWVDEGGYITYPLAGKIQAKDKTLDELQNTLTNLLKRYIKNPQVAINVTEFRSQRISVSGAINQAGQLPITNIPMTILDAINQAGGVTQSADTQHIKWTHNGVDRTISLQDMLQYGDMSQNHLLSHGDIVYVPNSSNNKIYIMGEVGKQATLPIGNHGLNLTQALGEVGGMNQNYADATGVFVIRRAPEDAAKPIHIYQLNLKDATSYALGSEFKLRSEDTVYVTAAPVTRWNRVMSQITNSISNVNTLDNTFR; translated from the coding sequence ATGAAAAAAACGCTCTCCCTGCTTACTCTATTCGCACTGACTGCCTGTAACAGCACGACAGTCATTCCTGGTTCAACCATCAAAACCAGAACCAAAACCATTGTTTACACCGATACCGACACCGCAGCCGACACCAACCTCGACAGCCGCGTTGCCGTTTACCCCATCACGCCCAACCTGATTGAAAAAATGCGTAAGCCGCCTGTACTTTCCCAAAACAACCAAGGTTTGGAGCAAAGCAAAAGCGCTTACCGCTACCGCATCGGCAGCGGCGACGTCCTCAATATCATGGTTTGGGCGCACTCCGACCTTAACTCCCCTATCCAGCAAAGCAACCCGCAAACCAACCAAGTCAGCCGCGGGGCCTGGGTAGATGAGGGCGGTTATATTACTTACCCGCTGGCAGGCAAAATTCAAGCCAAAGACAAAACTTTGGACGAATTGCAAAACACCCTGACCAACCTTCTGAAACGCTACATCAAAAACCCTCAAGTAGCCATCAACGTTACCGAATTCCGTTCGCAACGCATTTCAGTATCCGGTGCCATCAACCAAGCAGGTCAGCTGCCGATTACCAATATCCCGATGACCATTTTGGATGCCATCAACCAAGCAGGCGGCGTTACCCAAAGTGCCGACACCCAACACATCAAATGGACGCACAACGGCGTCGACCGCACCATCTCCCTGCAAGACATGCTGCAATACGGCGATATGTCGCAAAACCATCTTCTCAGCCATGGCGACATCGTTTACGTTCCTAACAGCAGCAACAACAAAATCTACATCATGGGCGAAGTCGGCAAACAAGCCACACTGCCGATCGGCAATCACGGCCTCAACCTGACCCAAGCGCTCGGAGAAGTCGGCGGCATGAACCAAAACTATGCTGACGCAACCGGCGTATTCGTAATCCGCCGCGCACCAGAAGACGCGGCCAAACCTATCCACATCTATCAGCTCAACCTGAAAGATGCGACTTCTTACGCATTGGGCAGCGAATTCAAACTGCGTTCGGAAGATACCGTTTACGTTACCGCCGCCCCGGTTACCCGTTGGAACCGCGTAATGTCACAAATTACCAACTCCATCAGCAACGTCAACACCCTCGACAATACGTTTAGATAA